A single genomic interval of Salvelinus namaycush isolate Seneca chromosome 41, SaNama_1.0, whole genome shotgun sequence harbors:
- the LOC120034097 gene encoding leucine-rich repeat-containing protein 3B-like: MPLLAEWLLCHSLVACLLLHSLALGATTAGLHRANTGCSESCYCSEMADGGRVVRCSNMHLAEVPHDLPNDTRRLYLDGNLLTTIPADAFAGLPLLNELDLSHNELTQMEPGAFRGLVPSLRSLDLSSNRLTTLEPEVLGGLRAQANLTHNPWHCDCRLQVAMPRLDLEPVSLAGVVCHTSEPKDVGVDTGVPFIMVAADLDLCAGLKRTTDVAMLVTMFGWFAMVISYLVYYVRHNQEDTRRHLEYLKSLPSKLDRPEESSKLSTVV; this comes from the coding sequence ATGCCGCTGCTGGCAGAATGGCTGCTGTGCCACTCCTTGGTGGCATGCCTGTTGCTGCACAGCCTGGCGCTCGGCGCCACCACCGCGGGCCTCCACAGGGCGAACACCGGCTGCTCCGAGAGCTGCTACTGCTCCGAGATGGCCGACGGCGGGAGGGTGGTGCGCTGCAGCAACATGCACCTGGCGGAGGTGCCGCATGACCTGCCCAATGACACTCGCCGACTTTACCTGGACGGTAACCTCCTCACCACCATCCCCGCCGACGCCTTTGCAGGGCTTCCTTTACTCAACGAGCTGGACCTCTCCCACAATGAACTAACTCAGATGGAGCCGGGGGCCTTCCGGGGTCTGGTCCCCTCTCTCAGGAGCCTGGACCTGTCCTCTAACAGACTGACCACCCTGGAGCCAGAGGTCCTGGGGGGCCTGAGGGCCCAGGCCAACCTCACCCACAACCCCTGGCACTGTGACTGCCGCCTCCAGGTGGCTATGCCCCGGCTGGATCTGGAACCGGTATCACTGGCTGGCGTGGTGTGCCACACTTCGGAGCCCAAGGACGTCGGCGTCGATACAGGGGTGCCCTTCATCATGGTGGCGGCCGACCTGGACCTGTGCGCAGGGCTCAAGAGGACCACGGACGTGGCCATGCTGGTGACCATGTTCGGCTGGTTCGCCATGGTCATCTCCTACCTGGTGTATTATGTCAGGCACAACCAGGAGGACACACGGAGACACCTAGAGTACCTCAAGTCCCTTCCCAGCAAACTGGACAGGCCAGAGGAGTCCTCTAAACTCAGCACAGTGGTGTGA